One Mauremys mutica isolate MM-2020 ecotype Southern unplaced genomic scaffold, ASM2049712v1 Super-Scaffold_339, whole genome shotgun sequence genomic region harbors:
- the LOC123361599 gene encoding zinc finger and BTB domain-containing protein 26-like isoform X2, giving the protein MAALARRAAAGRGCCARMAPACERLHFRFPSYGDGVLRRMDQLRAQRRFCDVTVQVNELRVPGHRVVFAACSPFLRDQFLLSDSPEVSVSLLQSPEIGRQLLLSCYTGCLEVPLPELVNYLTAASFLQMGHVVERCTQAVSRYLVPKAEAALGPGQEGEEEEASPSPLPTRQQEGAGDFLACRSRSSASSPEISLPLLNSAVELTRSYLQGCYEDQAAPGGPFPCPPAPAQPGGPWRGCPLRRRHLEPARKDRKAPELERPYRCPRCDGLFPQLGSFVSHVREHKLFLCLRCAKVFSQKSNLTRHLRVHTGFKPFQCPVCRKCFTQNATLQDHLNLHSGRKPHRCNYCAVHFTHKPGLRRHLKELHGKSTLQNSHEESEELAGACD; this is encoded by the exons ATGGCGGCGTTGGCGCGGCGCGCGGCGGCCGGGCGGGGCTG CTGTGCCAGGATggccccggcctgcgagcggctgCACTTCCGCTTCCCCAGCTACGGGGACGGGGTGCTGCGGCGCATGGACCAGCTGCGGGCGCAGCGGCGGTTCTGCGACGTGACGGTGCAGGTGAACGAGCTGCGGGTGCCGGGGCACCGCGTGGTCTTCGCCGCCTGCTCCCCCTTCCTGCGGGACCAGTTCCTGCTCAGCGACTCGCCCGAGGTCTCCGTCTCGCTGCTGCAGAGCCCCGAGATCGGCcgccagctgctgctctcctgctaCACCGGCTGCCTCGAGGTGCCGCTGCCCGAGCTGGTCAACTACCTGACGGCCGCCTCCTTCCTGCAGATGGGCCACGTGGTGGAGCGCTGCACCCAGGCCGTCTCCCGCTACCTGGTGCCCAAGGCCGAGGCGGCGCTGGgcccggggcaggagggggaggaggaggaggcctcccccagccccctgcccacgcGGCAGCAGGAGGGGGCCGGGGATTTCCTGGCCTgccgctcccgcagcagcgcctcgtcccctgagatctccctgcccctgctcaacTCGGCCGTGGAGCTCACCCGCAGCTACCTGCAGGGCTGCTACGAGGACCAGGCCGCGCCGGGggggcccttcccctgccccccagcccccgcccagccGGGGGGGCCGTGGCGGGGCTGCCCCCTGCGCCGCCGGCACCTGGAGCCGGCCCGGAAGGACAGGAAGGCGCCGGAGCTGGAGCGGCCCTACCGGTGCCCGCGCTGCGACGgcctcttcccccagctgggCAGCTTCGTGAGCCACGTGCGGGAGCACAAGCTCTTCCTCTGCCTGCGCTGCGCCAAGGTCTTCTCCCAGAAGAGCAACCTGACCCGGCACCTGCGCGTCCACACCGGCTTCAAGCCCTTCCAGTGCCCCGTGTGCCGCAAGTGCTTCACGCAGAACGCCACGCTGCAGGACCACCTCAACCTGCACAGCGGGCGCAAGCCGCACCGCTGCAACTACTGCGCCGTGCACTTCACCCACAAGCCGGGCCTGCGGCGCCACCTCAAGGAGCTGCACGGCAAGAGCACCCTGCAGAACAGCCACGAGGAGAGCGAGGAGCTCGCCGGGGCCTGCGATTGA
- the LOC123361599 gene encoding zinc finger and BTB domain-containing protein 26-like isoform X1: MGWGDGRGTISLRRAGIHSAVSARAAVARLGGGLGGGIREEVPAADGTRWRRWRGARRPGGAGERRAGPAGRGEAAPEPGQEAPSCARMAPACERLHFRFPSYGDGVLRRMDQLRAQRRFCDVTVQVNELRVPGHRVVFAACSPFLRDQFLLSDSPEVSVSLLQSPEIGRQLLLSCYTGCLEVPLPELVNYLTAASFLQMGHVVERCTQAVSRYLVPKAEAALGPGQEGEEEEASPSPLPTRQQEGAGDFLACRSRSSASSPEISLPLLNSAVELTRSYLQGCYEDQAAPGGPFPCPPAPAQPGGPWRGCPLRRRHLEPARKDRKAPELERPYRCPRCDGLFPQLGSFVSHVREHKLFLCLRCAKVFSQKSNLTRHLRVHTGFKPFQCPVCRKCFTQNATLQDHLNLHSGRKPHRCNYCAVHFTHKPGLRRHLKELHGKSTLQNSHEESEELAGACD; encoded by the exons atggggtggggggatgggagggggactATTTCTCTTCGCCGCGCAGGGATCCATTCCGCCGTCTCAGCGCGCGCAGCCGTTGCCCGGTTGGGAGGGGGGCTCGGCGGAGGGATCCGGGAAGAAGTCCCGGCCGCAGACGGGACAAGATGGCGGCGTTGGCGCGGCGCGCGGCGGCCGGGCGGGGCTGGTGAGCGGCGCGCGGGGCCCGCGGGGCGGGGCGAGGCGGCCCCGGAGCCGGGACAGGAGGCGCCCAG CTGTGCCAGGATggccccggcctgcgagcggctgCACTTCCGCTTCCCCAGCTACGGGGACGGGGTGCTGCGGCGCATGGACCAGCTGCGGGCGCAGCGGCGGTTCTGCGACGTGACGGTGCAGGTGAACGAGCTGCGGGTGCCGGGGCACCGCGTGGTCTTCGCCGCCTGCTCCCCCTTCCTGCGGGACCAGTTCCTGCTCAGCGACTCGCCCGAGGTCTCCGTCTCGCTGCTGCAGAGCCCCGAGATCGGCcgccagctgctgctctcctgctaCACCGGCTGCCTCGAGGTGCCGCTGCCCGAGCTGGTCAACTACCTGACGGCCGCCTCCTTCCTGCAGATGGGCCACGTGGTGGAGCGCTGCACCCAGGCCGTCTCCCGCTACCTGGTGCCCAAGGCCGAGGCGGCGCTGGgcccggggcaggagggggaggaggaggaggcctcccccagccccctgcccacgcGGCAGCAGGAGGGGGCCGGGGATTTCCTGGCCTgccgctcccgcagcagcgcctcgtcccctgagatctccctgcccctgctcaacTCGGCCGTGGAGCTCACCCGCAGCTACCTGCAGGGCTGCTACGAGGACCAGGCCGCGCCGGGggggcccttcccctgccccccagcccccgcccagccGGGGGGGCCGTGGCGGGGCTGCCCCCTGCGCCGCCGGCACCTGGAGCCGGCCCGGAAGGACAGGAAGGCGCCGGAGCTGGAGCGGCCCTACCGGTGCCCGCGCTGCGACGgcctcttcccccagctgggCAGCTTCGTGAGCCACGTGCGGGAGCACAAGCTCTTCCTCTGCCTGCGCTGCGCCAAGGTCTTCTCCCAGAAGAGCAACCTGACCCGGCACCTGCGCGTCCACACCGGCTTCAAGCCCTTCCAGTGCCCCGTGTGCCGCAAGTGCTTCACGCAGAACGCCACGCTGCAGGACCACCTCAACCTGCACAGCGGGCGCAAGCCGCACCGCTGCAACTACTGCGCCGTGCACTTCACCCACAAGCCGGGCCTGCGGCGCCACCTCAAGGAGCTGCACGGCAAGAGCACCCTGCAGAACAGCCACGAGGAGAGCGAGGAGCTCGCCGGGGCCTGCGATTGA
- the LOC123361599 gene encoding zinc finger and BTB domain-containing protein 26-like isoform X4 — translation MGGGLFLFAAQGSIPPSQRAQPLPGWEGGSAEGSGKKSRPQTGQDGGVGAARGGRAGLVSGARGPRGGARRPRSRDRRRPGEGGDAVALGQDYANCARMAPACERLHFRFPSYGDGVLRRMDQLRAQRRFCDVTVQVNELRVPGHRVVFAACSPFLRDQFLLSDSPEVSVSLLQSPEIGRQLLLSCYTGCLEVPLPELVNYLTAASFLQMGHVVERCTQAVSRYLVPKAEAALGPGQEGEEEEASPSPLPTRQQEGAGDFLACRSRSSASSPEISLPLLNSAVELTRSYLQGCYEDQAAPGGPFPCPPAPAQPGGPWRGCPLRRRHLEPARKDRKAPELERPYRCPRCDGLFPQLGSFVSHVREHKLFLCLRCAKVFSQKSNLTRHLRVHTGFKPFQCPVCRKCFTQNATLQDHLNLHSGRKPHRCNYCAVHFTHKPGLRRHLKELHGKSTLQNSHEESEELAGACD, via the exons atgggagggggactATTTCTCTTCGCCGCGCAGGGATCCATTCCGCCGTCTCAGCGCGCGCAGCCGTTGCCCGGTTGGGAGGGGGGCTCGGCGGAGGGATCCGGGAAGAAGTCCCGGCCGCAGACGGGACAAGATGGCGGCGTTGGCGCGGCGCGCGGCGGCCGGGCGGGGCTGGTGAGCGGCGCGCGGGGCCCGCGGGGCGGGGCGAGGCGGCCCCGGAGCCGGGACAGGAGGCGCCCAGGTGAGGGCGGGGACGCGGTGGCACTGGGGCAGGATTACGCAAA CTGTGCCAGGATggccccggcctgcgagcggctgCACTTCCGCTTCCCCAGCTACGGGGACGGGGTGCTGCGGCGCATGGACCAGCTGCGGGCGCAGCGGCGGTTCTGCGACGTGACGGTGCAGGTGAACGAGCTGCGGGTGCCGGGGCACCGCGTGGTCTTCGCCGCCTGCTCCCCCTTCCTGCGGGACCAGTTCCTGCTCAGCGACTCGCCCGAGGTCTCCGTCTCGCTGCTGCAGAGCCCCGAGATCGGCcgccagctgctgctctcctgctaCACCGGCTGCCTCGAGGTGCCGCTGCCCGAGCTGGTCAACTACCTGACGGCCGCCTCCTTCCTGCAGATGGGCCACGTGGTGGAGCGCTGCACCCAGGCCGTCTCCCGCTACCTGGTGCCCAAGGCCGAGGCGGCGCTGGgcccggggcaggagggggaggaggaggaggcctcccccagccccctgcccacgcGGCAGCAGGAGGGGGCCGGGGATTTCCTGGCCTgccgctcccgcagcagcgcctcgtcccctgagatctccctgcccctgctcaacTCGGCCGTGGAGCTCACCCGCAGCTACCTGCAGGGCTGCTACGAGGACCAGGCCGCGCCGGGggggcccttcccctgccccccagcccccgcccagccGGGGGGGCCGTGGCGGGGCTGCCCCCTGCGCCGCCGGCACCTGGAGCCGGCCCGGAAGGACAGGAAGGCGCCGGAGCTGGAGCGGCCCTACCGGTGCCCGCGCTGCGACGgcctcttcccccagctgggCAGCTTCGTGAGCCACGTGCGGGAGCACAAGCTCTTCCTCTGCCTGCGCTGCGCCAAGGTCTTCTCCCAGAAGAGCAACCTGACCCGGCACCTGCGCGTCCACACCGGCTTCAAGCCCTTCCAGTGCCCCGTGTGCCGCAAGTGCTTCACGCAGAACGCCACGCTGCAGGACCACCTCAACCTGCACAGCGGGCGCAAGCCGCACCGCTGCAACTACTGCGCCGTGCACTTCACCCACAAGCCGGGCCTGCGGCGCCACCTCAAGGAGCTGCACGGCAAGAGCACCCTGCAGAACAGCCACGAGGAGAGCGAGGAGCTCGCCGGGGCCTGCGATTGA
- the LOC123361599 gene encoding zinc finger and BTB domain-containing protein 26-like isoform X3: MAPACERLHFRFPSYGDGVLRRMDQLRAQRRFCDVTVQVNELRVPGHRVVFAACSPFLRDQFLLSDSPEVSVSLLQSPEIGRQLLLSCYTGCLEVPLPELVNYLTAASFLQMGHVVERCTQAVSRYLVPKAEAALGPGQEGEEEEASPSPLPTRQQEGAGDFLACRSRSSASSPEISLPLLNSAVELTRSYLQGCYEDQAAPGGPFPCPPAPAQPGGPWRGCPLRRRHLEPARKDRKAPELERPYRCPRCDGLFPQLGSFVSHVREHKLFLCLRCAKVFSQKSNLTRHLRVHTGFKPFQCPVCRKCFTQNATLQDHLNLHSGRKPHRCNYCAVHFTHKPGLRRHLKELHGKSTLQNSHEESEELAGACD; encoded by the coding sequence ATggccccggcctgcgagcggctgCACTTCCGCTTCCCCAGCTACGGGGACGGGGTGCTGCGGCGCATGGACCAGCTGCGGGCGCAGCGGCGGTTCTGCGACGTGACGGTGCAGGTGAACGAGCTGCGGGTGCCGGGGCACCGCGTGGTCTTCGCCGCCTGCTCCCCCTTCCTGCGGGACCAGTTCCTGCTCAGCGACTCGCCCGAGGTCTCCGTCTCGCTGCTGCAGAGCCCCGAGATCGGCcgccagctgctgctctcctgctaCACCGGCTGCCTCGAGGTGCCGCTGCCCGAGCTGGTCAACTACCTGACGGCCGCCTCCTTCCTGCAGATGGGCCACGTGGTGGAGCGCTGCACCCAGGCCGTCTCCCGCTACCTGGTGCCCAAGGCCGAGGCGGCGCTGGgcccggggcaggagggggaggaggaggaggcctcccccagccccctgcccacgcGGCAGCAGGAGGGGGCCGGGGATTTCCTGGCCTgccgctcccgcagcagcgcctcgtcccctgagatctccctgcccctgctcaacTCGGCCGTGGAGCTCACCCGCAGCTACCTGCAGGGCTGCTACGAGGACCAGGCCGCGCCGGGggggcccttcccctgccccccagcccccgcccagccGGGGGGGCCGTGGCGGGGCTGCCCCCTGCGCCGCCGGCACCTGGAGCCGGCCCGGAAGGACAGGAAGGCGCCGGAGCTGGAGCGGCCCTACCGGTGCCCGCGCTGCGACGgcctcttcccccagctgggCAGCTTCGTGAGCCACGTGCGGGAGCACAAGCTCTTCCTCTGCCTGCGCTGCGCCAAGGTCTTCTCCCAGAAGAGCAACCTGACCCGGCACCTGCGCGTCCACACCGGCTTCAAGCCCTTCCAGTGCCCCGTGTGCCGCAAGTGCTTCACGCAGAACGCCACGCTGCAGGACCACCTCAACCTGCACAGCGGGCGCAAGCCGCACCGCTGCAACTACTGCGCCGTGCACTTCACCCACAAGCCGGGCCTGCGGCGCCACCTCAAGGAGCTGCACGGCAAGAGCACCCTGCAGAACAGCCACGAGGAGAGCGAGGAGCTCGCCGGGGCCTGCGATTGA